One stretch of Arachis duranensis cultivar V14167 chromosome 1, aradu.V14167.gnm2.J7QH, whole genome shotgun sequence DNA includes these proteins:
- the LOC107487379 gene encoding uncharacterized protein LOC107487379 produces the protein MEDKSKEEHASPRHPDNPFSVDLEKYPTLPKAPEYKPKMSYPQRLQKASKDKQFSRFLELFKKFQINIPFAETLEQMPLYAKFMKELLTNKRNWKESEIVVLTKECNAIMQKDLPEKMQDPGSFLIPCTIGDITIQRALYVLRASINLTLIFLMRKLQDHNSLRR, from the coding sequence ATGGAGGACAAGAGCAAGGAAGAACACGCCTCTCCTAGACATCCGGATAATCCTTTTTCGGTTGATCTTGAGAAATATCCAACGTTGCCTAAAGCacctgagtacaagcctaagatGTCATATCCTCAGAGGCTTCAGAAGGCCTCCAAAGACAAGcagttttctagatttttagAGCTTTTCAAGAAGTTTCAGATCAACATTCCTTTTGCAGAGACccttgagcaaatgcctctttatgccaagttcatgaaggagttGTTAACCAACAAGAGAAACTGGAAAGAGAGTGAAATAGTGGTGTTAACAAAGGAGTGTAATGCTATTATGCAGAAGGATCTCCCTGAGAAAATgcaagatcctggaagctttctaattccttgcaccattggagacATCACTATTCAGAGGGCATTGTATGTCCTTAGAGCTAGCATTAATCTCACGCTAATTTTCTTGATGAGAAAGCTCCAAGAtcacaattccttgagaagatga